From the genome of Nicotiana sylvestris chromosome 2, ASM39365v2, whole genome shotgun sequence, one region includes:
- the LOC138882876 gene encoding uncharacterized protein — protein MRLAPPGEEVVPKSAKDKKRRRDSPSDTPNPKKSKAHKSKNDSVALSAAVDQKLQDEEEVREDVGRELVARKRGNVEASKAAESMMVEEAHPQTEKISEGGLSKVPESSGVEDISCHDKQPASVPEGFGPEVHQKGESAPSDLLGEINIDDSPPDPTQGQFREARSMETPDVRTDQERGRHIPWLHRGGCDALSRSIHQIPRRAESILEVQQKAEKIEQLHEEVEIKEAETLGWKKNMDRLASENDIARAQLSSVERQLQIIREEILARAKKIKELGTRLAAELAKAASVAEKAKADTEPAVAVYRADDEAANTRAKEIFDAAQVRLSRAAEHTKCQSQRETLEEVHACGFDLTDNIENAKVLEAKAEAFLSDDDDVGSVSGSNSGEDEDEAPWED, from the exons ATGAGGCTGGCCCCGCCTGGGGAAGAGGTGGTTCCCAAATCGGCGAAGGACAAGAAAAGGAGAAGGGACTCGCCTTCCGATACCCCAAATCCTAAGAAAAGTAAGGCTCACAAGTCGAAGAATGACTCCGTTGCTCTGTCTGCTGCCGTAGACCAAAAACTACAAGATGAAGAAGAGGTGAGAGAAGATGTTGGTCGCGAGCTGGTGGCTCGAAAGAGGGGAAACGTCGAAGCTTCAAAAGCAGCTGAGTCGATGATGGTCGAGGAAGCTCATCCTCAGACTGAGAAGATCTCGGAAGGTGGTCTAAGCAAAGTCCCCGAGTCATCAGGGGTCGAAGATATCTCCTGCCATGACAAACAACCAGCGAGTGTGCCCGAAGGATTCGGTCCTGAGGTCCATCAAAAGGGGGAGAGTGCCCCAAGTGACTTGCTTGGAGAAATCAATATTGATGATTCGCCGCCCGACCCCACACAAGGGCAATTTCGGGAGGCTCGGTCTATGGAGACCCCCGATGTGCGAACTGACCAAGAAAGGGGAAGACATATTCCATGGCTGCATCGTGGGG GCTGTGACGCTCTATCAAGAAGCATTCACCAAATTCCAAGGCGAGCTGAATCG ATCCTGGAGGTTCAGCAGAAGGCCGAGAAAATCGAGCAGCTCCACGAGGAGGTAGAGATAAAAGAGGCAGAGACTTTGGGGTGGAAGAAGAACATGGACCGTCTTGCCTCAGAGAATGATATCGCTCGGGCCCAACTATCTTCGGTTGAgcgtcaactccaaatcataaggGAAGAGATCTTGGCTCGAGCCAAGAAAATTAAAGAGCTCGGGACTCGGCTGGCTGCTGAGCTTGCGAAGGCCGCATCTGTAGCAGAAAAGGCAAAGGCCGACACGGAGCCGGCCGTGGCTGTCTATCGAGCCGACGATGAAGCCGCTAACACTCGAGCAAAGGAAATTTTCGATGCTGCTCAGGTTCGATTATCCCGTGCTGCCGAGCATACTAAATGTCAGTCTCAGAGAGAGACTCTCGAGGAGGTTCATGCTTGTGGCTTTGACCTCACGGACAATATTGAGAACGCAAAAGTGTTGGAAGCCAAGGCCGAAGCTTTTCtctctgatgatgatgatgtcgGGAGTGTGAGTGGATCTAACagcggagaagatgaagatgaagctcCTTGGGAGGATTAA